The sequence CCTGTCTATATTGTTCAGGATGTTGCAGGAATAGCAAGAGGCCAGAGCATTGCTGATATTCGTCCATATGTCGATTTGAAAAGTGATACCCAAGGAGATTCAGTGGTTGGCGGAGAAGTTCATGAAATTGCTTTTGAATTGGATTACGCTACCTTTTATTATGATTTTATGTCGGTGATGACTAAATGAAATAGCTGGATAATAAAACGTATTTTGTTTAGATATCACATCTAAAAGCAACTTCAAAAAAATACCGCAGAGCAACTAGCTAGCACTGCGGTATTAAAGGCTTATTCTGTTTTTTCCTTAATAAATTGTACCACTTCTTCAGCAGTTCCCATGGAAAGAATTTTTTCTTTATAGGAAGCTAAGTTCGCCTTATCCAGTTTGCGGATTTGTGTACGTGCAGGCAGAATTGAAGTTGCACTCATACTGAATTCATCTAGGCCGAGTCCAAGTAAAATTGGAATGGCAATCGGGTCACCGGCCATTTCACCACACATACCAACCCATTTTCCTTCACTATGTGCCGATTCAATAACGTTATTGATCAAGTTAAGAATAGCAGGATGATATGGTTGATATAAGTAAGAAACTTGTTCATTCATCCGGTCTGCTGCCATGGTGTATTGGATTAAATCATTGGTACCGATACTGAAGAAATCGACTTCTTTGGCAAACTGCTTGGCAATAACTGCAGTTGATGGGATTTCAACCATAATACCGATTTCAATTTCATCTGATACTTCAAAGCCTTCTTTTTTAAGTGCTTCTTTTTCATCCAATAGAATTGCTTTTGCACTTCTGAATTCTTCCAGTGTAGCGATCATTGGAAACATGATTTTTAAATTTCCGTATACGCTAGCGCGGAGCAACGCGCGTAGCTGTGGTCGAAATACATGTTCGTTTTCTAAGCAAAAGCGAATAGCGCGGAAACCAAGAAATGGATTTAGTTCTTTTGGCAAATCCAGATAATTTAACTCCTTATCGCCGCCAACGTCAAGTGTTCGAACGACAACTGGTTTATCTTGCATTTGCTCTAAAACAGACTTATATGCTGTAAATTGCTCTTCTTCTGTTGGCAGTTGGCTTTTACCCATATATAAGAATTCGGTTCGGTATAATCCAATAGCTTCTCCACCATTATCTAATACCCCAATAACATCATCTGGTGTACCGATATTAGCAGCTAACTCTACTTGGTCTCCGTCGGCAGTTATTGTTGGTTCATTTTTTAATTTTGCCCATTCTTGCTTTTGTTTAGCAAATTCCTCTTGTTTTTTATGATATAAAGCTATTTCATCTTGTGTCGGGTTAACAATAACTAATCCTTCATTTCCATCAACAATGATCATTTCGTCTTTGTTAACGGTGGTGGTAATCTCTTTTGTTCCAACTACTGCAGGGATTTCAAGGGAACGAGCCATAATAGCAGAGTGAGAAGTACGACCACCAATATCAGTTGCAAAGCCTTTAACAAACTCACGGTTTAACTGGGCAGTGTCTGACGGTGTTAAATCATTGGCAATAACAATAACTTCTTCGTCAATTAAAGCAGGATCCGGAATGGAAACTCCTAATAAGTGGGCTTTGACTCTTGTAGTTACATCATGAATGTCAGCAGCACGCTCACGCATATATTCGTTATCCATGTTTTTAAACATATCAATAAACATTGTTGCAACTTCATCTAAAGCAGCTTCTGCAATGACTTTTTCTGATTCGATTTTATCTTTCATTGGATTAATTAATTCAGGATCACTAAGAACTAATAAATGGGCAGAAAAAATCTCTGCATGTTCATCTCCAATATTCTCTTTCGTATGTGCTTTAATTTTCTCCAGTTCCTGTTTTGAAACTTCAAGTGCTTTTTCCAAGCGCTCTATTTCAAATAGAGGATTATCTGTAGAAGCTTTTTCAAATGATAAATCTGGGGTCTCCAGCCGATATGCTTTTGCAATAGCTATCCCTGAAGATGCTGCGATTCCTTGAATGTTAGCCATATTCATATTCCAACCTTTCTTCATATCAATCACCATTTCTATTTTAACTGCTTGTGCATCATGGTACAAGCAATTACAAGCTAAATTTAAAAAAGTTTGTCGAAAAAAGAAGAAAATTTATACTGACTTTGTTTAAAATTTCAATAAAAGTTAATTAAATCCATAATTTAACCGTTATATAAGATAAAAACGAATAGTTATTGAAAGACATTTATTCATTTTTATGGTCGTCTTATTCCTTTATATAGTTTCCGTATTAATCCAGTGAACCATTGCATTATAGACTTCCTGATTATTGGAATCATTAATTAATTCATGACGACCATCGGAAAATAACATGGTTGTAATCTGTATTAATCCTGCTTGCTTGTATAAATCAGCCGTTTTCCAAATTCCTTTTGCATAATCTCCAACAGGATCTTGCTCTCCACTAATAAGCAGTAACGGGAGATCTTGACGGATTCGTTTATTTTTTTCTTTTGACTGGATAGAGATAATACCATCTAACAGATCATAAAAAAATTTGCCTGTCGGAACAAAGCCGGTATAAGGATCTTGCATATAATCATCAACCGTTGCACGCGAGTTGCTGAGCCAATCAAACCCGGTATTTGGTTTCTTAACCTTACGATTAAAGGAACCAAATACTAACTTATTCATGAATGGAGATTTTTCTTTAGGAGGAAGGAAAGAGGCAATTTCTCGACCAACGATTGTTTTTAGTAGAGGGAAATATCCTGTCCCAGAAAGGACGGCACCTGCTATTAAGTTACTATGCGTTTGAATATAAGAACGAACAATAAATGATCCCATACTATGGCCAAAAAGATATAGAGGTAATTCAGGATGTTTCTTTTTTATTTGTTTAGATATATTTAGAAAGTCATCAACAGCTCTAAAAAAACCATTTTGATCAGCAAAATAACCAAGCATTCCTTGGCGTTTGCCGGTTTCCCCATGTCCCTGATGGTCGTTACCGTAAACAATAAAACCATGAGAGGTTAAGTATGTTGCAAAGTTATCATACCTTTCTATATGTTCCATCATGCCGTGAGCAATTTGGATTACAGCTTTCGCTTTTACTGACGGAAGCTCCCATTTCTTTACATGAATATCGAGATTATCCGGGGTGCGGTACCAAAACGTTTGTTTTTTCATTTTATCCCAACCTCCTTCTTTATATTCTATCTTAAATATAAATTTACACTTCGTCTACTTAAAAAGACTTGCTATGATTACAGGATTTATGCTACAGTTATAAATAAATACATATATGAAATTACATGTATGTAAATCCATGTATGCTCCTGGTAGCATACGATTCGTACAGAGGTTCAGCTGGTTATATGTTACAGGGGGTATCACGTAAATATGCTAGGAATTGTAAATGTATTATTAGTTATTGATGGAATTATCATGATTATACTGATTTTATTGCAGTCAGGTAAAAGTGAAGGTCTATCCGGTGCAATTTCCGGAGGAGCAGAGCAATTATTTGGCAAGCAAAAAGCAAGGGGCATTGACCTTGTGTTACATCGCGGAACAATTGTCACAGCGGTTATATTTTTTGTACTAGCTTTTCTAAGCGCATATGTTTTACAATAGATACAAACCCTTATCGCTTCAAAGTGGTAAGGGTTTTTATAATTGGTGAGTCTCGATAGACGATGGGCTGTATTGCTTGAATAAAACAATAGTTTCATGTAAATCTTCCAAAACGAAAGGTTTGTTATATAGGGAAAGATTCAATTACAATGAAAAAGGGTAAACTAGTTTAGAAGCAGAAGGAGTTAGAGAATAATGAAAGTAAAACAACCTCAACCATTTACGTTTGAAGCAGGTCCACGTGCGGTATTATTATTACATGGCTTTACTGGTCATTCCGCTGATGTCCGCATGTTGGGGAGATATCTTGAAAAGCGTGGGTATACGAGCCATGCCCCAATTTATCGCGGACATGGGTTACCGCCAGAAGAAATTTTAAAATCAAATCCAGACCAGTGGTGGGAGGATGTATTACAAGCATATAACCATTTAAAACAATTAGGCTATAAAGAAATAGCCGTGTCCGGACTTTCTTTAGGTGGTGTGCTTGGGTTAAAACTTGCTTACACGGAGCAAACGAAAGCAGTTATTCCTATGTGTGCACCAATGTTCTTTGACAATGAAACTCAGCTTACAAAGGGATTCCAAGCATTTGCAAGAGAATATAAGCAGTTAGAACGTAAAGAAGCACAAGTAATTAAAGAAGAAGTGGAAGTATTAATGGAAAATTCCACTACATTATTCGAGCAGCTAGCTAAACTGATTGAAGAAGTAAAAAATAATGTCGACACGATTTACACTCCTACAATGGTCGTTCAAGCTAGAAAAGACCAAATGATTAATCCGGATAGTGCAAATTATATCTATGAGAATGTAGAAGCAGAACATAAAACCATTCATTGGTATGAAGAATCTGGCCACGTTATTACGATGGATAAAGAAAAAGACCAAGTATTTGAAGATATTTATCAGTTTCTGGAAACACTAAACTGGGAACAATGATTATATTTACCATAAAAGGATAACAATACTAGAAAGAAGGTGAAAAGAGAATGAAAGAGAGAATCCAAAACTACTTTAAAGAAAATGGAACAAAACCATTAACTGTAAATGAAATTGAAGAAGCTCTGCAAATTGAAACGGCTGACGAATTTAAAGAGCTCATTAAAGCTTTAAATATATTAGAAGAAGAAGGAGAGCTTGTTCGTACTCGTAAGAATCGTTTTGGCTTGCCGGAAAAAATGAATTTGATTCGCGGCAGAATTCAAATGCATGCAAAAGGGTTCGCTTTTTTAATTCCGGATGATGATACTCGGGATGATGTTTATATTCATCATTCTGACCTAGGTTCGGCGATGAATGGTGATAAAGTTCTTGTTCGAATTGAAAAAAGAGATCAAGATGGTATTCGCTCAGAAGGGACAGTAATCCGTATTTTAGAACGAGCTACCCTTCAGGTTGTTGGTACATTTGAAGATAATCGTTCCTTTGGATTTGTTATTGCGGATGATAAACGCATTCCAAACGATATATTTATTCCTAAAGACATGACAAATGGGGCAGTGAGCGGTCATAAGGTCATTGCTCATATTACTAAATATCCGGAAGGCAGAAAAAGTGCTGAAGGTGAGATTATTCATATACTTGGACATAAAAACGATCCAGGTATTGATATTATGTCCATTATTTATAAACATGGAATAAAAATGGATTTTCCTCAAGAGGTGTTAGATCAGGCAGCAAATACGCCTGATACTATTTCTGAAGATGAGATCAAAGATAGACGAGATTTAAGGAACGAAACGATTGTAACGATCGATGGAGCTGATGCGAAGGACTTGGATGATGCGGTTTCTGTGAAGAAATTAGATAATGGAAACTATTTACTCGGAGTTTATATTGCTGATGTAAGCTATTATGTAGATAAAGGCAGCCCCATTGACCAAGAAGCGTTGGAAAGGGGGACAAGTGTTTATTTGGTTGACCGTGTGATCCCGATGATTCCACATCGCTTATCGAATGGAATTTGTTCCTTAAACCCCCAGGTTGACCGGTTGACATTAGGATGTGAAATGGAAATTGATGCTTATGGAAATGTCGTCGATCATGATATTTTTCAAAGCGTTATCCGTACGAATGCACGCATGACGTATTACGATGTCAATCAAATCCTCGTCCATAAAGATGAAGTATTGCGTGAGCAGTATAAGGAACTCGTTCCACTTTTTGAAAGTATGGAAGAGCTAGCAGCTATTTTACGACGTAAACGAATGAATCGCGGAGCAATTGACTTTGATTTTAAGGAAGCAAAAGTGTTAGTGGATGAAGCTGGAAAACCAATAGATGTAGTGTTACGTGAACGATCTGTTGCGGAGCGACTGATTGAGGAATTTATGTTGGCGGCCAATGAAACAGTTGCTGAACATTTCCATTGGATGGATGTTCCGTTCATACATCGTATTCATGAAGACCCGGATCCAGATAAGCTGCAAACCTTTTTTGAGTTCTTAGCCGGTCTTGGATATGTGATAAAAGGGACAAGTAATGAAATTCATCCACAAGCTTTACAAAAGGTGTTGGAAGAAGTCAAGGGAAAACCGGAAGAGATGATTGTTTCCAAGTTAATGCTTCGGTCTATGCAACAGGCGAAATATGACCCGCAAAGCATCGGTCATTTTGGTTTAGCAACACCATATTATACGCATTTTACCTCACCTATTCGCCGATATCCGGATTTAACAGTGCATCGATTGATTCGTACGTATTTAATTGATCAAAAGATGGATCAACAAACATTGAAAAAGTGGAAGAGTGAATTGCCTGAAATTGCAAAGCAGTCATCTATCGCTGAGCGAAGAGCAGTGGATGCAGAAAGAGAAACAGATGACCTGAAAAAAGCTGAATTTATGCAGGATAAAATTGGCGAAGAATATACAGGTGTCATTAGTTCGATAACGAATTTTGGTTTATTCGTTGAATTAGAAAATACGATTGAAGGGTTGATACATGTTAGCTATTTAACAGATGATTATTATCATTATGATCAGCGGAGCCAAGCCATGATTGGCGAACGAACAGCTAAAATGTATCGTATTGGACAAGAAGTACAAGTTAAGGTGGTTGGCGTTAATATTGACGAGCGAACGGTTGACTTTGCTATCGTTTATGACGAGCATTCAGAAAATAAACGAGTAATGAAGGCAAAACGAGAAAGGAAGTAATCCTATCCGCTGTACTTTATGTGACAGCGGATTTTTAGGTGGTTTTTAAAATATCACGGCTTATAAGAATTGGTGGAAAACTACTGACGTAACGTGTTGATGCTAATATTAAATAAAAATCTTCTATCATGACGAGAGATTTCCTTGATTTGTCCCAAATTTTTATTTTATGACTTTGAGTCCGTTAACTCGCGAGAGTGTGCGAAACAGTAAACCACCTGCTATGAAATGCAACCCAATTGTTAGACACAAACCTAATAATAGGAGGTGCATTTCAGCACGGGTGGTCATGATTTGTCTAGAAAATAATAATTGTCGAAATCTTTTTTTGAAAAGTAGCTCCATCCAGCTTAAGCGTTCAAGCTACTGGCAAACTTCGCTTTCTTCCT is a genomic window of Virgibacillus proomii containing:
- the ptsP gene encoding phosphoenolpyruvate--protein phosphotransferase gives rise to the protein MANIQGIAASSGIAIAKAYRLETPDLSFEKASTDNPLFEIERLEKALEVSKQELEKIKAHTKENIGDEHAEIFSAHLLVLSDPELINPMKDKIESEKVIAEAALDEVATMFIDMFKNMDNEYMRERAADIHDVTTRVKAHLLGVSIPDPALIDEEVIVIANDLTPSDTAQLNREFVKGFATDIGGRTSHSAIMARSLEIPAVVGTKEITTTVNKDEMIIVDGNEGLVIVNPTQDEIALYHKKQEEFAKQKQEWAKLKNEPTITADGDQVELAANIGTPDDVIGVLDNGGEAIGLYRTEFLYMGKSQLPTEEEQFTAYKSVLEQMQDKPVVVRTLDVGGDKELNYLDLPKELNPFLGFRAIRFCLENEHVFRPQLRALLRASVYGNLKIMFPMIATLEEFRSAKAILLDEKEALKKEGFEVSDEIEIGIMVEIPSTAVIAKQFAKEVDFFSIGTNDLIQYTMAADRMNEQVSYLYQPYHPAILNLINNVIESAHSEGKWVGMCGEMAGDPIAIPILLGLGLDEFSMSATSILPARTQIRKLDKANLASYKEKILSMGTAEEVVQFIKEKTE
- a CDS encoding alpha/beta hydrolase; protein product: MKKQTFWYRTPDNLDIHVKKWELPSVKAKAVIQIAHGMMEHIERYDNFATYLTSHGFIVYGNDHQGHGETGKRQGMLGYFADQNGFFRAVDDFLNISKQIKKKHPELPLYLFGHSMGSFIVRSYIQTHSNLIAGAVLSGTGYFPLLKTIVGREIASFLPPKEKSPFMNKLVFGSFNRKVKKPNTGFDWLSNSRATVDDYMQDPYTGFVPTGKFFYDLLDGIISIQSKEKNKRIRQDLPLLLISGEQDPVGDYAKGIWKTADLYKQAGLIQITTMLFSDGRHELINDSNNQEVYNAMVHWINTETI
- the secG gene encoding preprotein translocase subunit SecG, translating into MLGIVNVLLVIDGIIMIILILLQSGKSEGLSGAISGGAEQLFGKQKARGIDLVLHRGTIVTAVIFFVLAFLSAYVLQ
- a CDS encoding alpha/beta hydrolase, whose protein sequence is MKVKQPQPFTFEAGPRAVLLLHGFTGHSADVRMLGRYLEKRGYTSHAPIYRGHGLPPEEILKSNPDQWWEDVLQAYNHLKQLGYKEIAVSGLSLGGVLGLKLAYTEQTKAVIPMCAPMFFDNETQLTKGFQAFAREYKQLERKEAQVIKEEVEVLMENSTTLFEQLAKLIEEVKNNVDTIYTPTMVVQARKDQMINPDSANYIYENVEAEHKTIHWYEESGHVITMDKEKDQVFEDIYQFLETLNWEQ
- the rnr gene encoding ribonuclease R, yielding MKERIQNYFKENGTKPLTVNEIEEALQIETADEFKELIKALNILEEEGELVRTRKNRFGLPEKMNLIRGRIQMHAKGFAFLIPDDDTRDDVYIHHSDLGSAMNGDKVLVRIEKRDQDGIRSEGTVIRILERATLQVVGTFEDNRSFGFVIADDKRIPNDIFIPKDMTNGAVSGHKVIAHITKYPEGRKSAEGEIIHILGHKNDPGIDIMSIIYKHGIKMDFPQEVLDQAANTPDTISEDEIKDRRDLRNETIVTIDGADAKDLDDAVSVKKLDNGNYLLGVYIADVSYYVDKGSPIDQEALERGTSVYLVDRVIPMIPHRLSNGICSLNPQVDRLTLGCEMEIDAYGNVVDHDIFQSVIRTNARMTYYDVNQILVHKDEVLREQYKELVPLFESMEELAAILRRKRMNRGAIDFDFKEAKVLVDEAGKPIDVVLRERSVAERLIEEFMLAANETVAEHFHWMDVPFIHRIHEDPDPDKLQTFFEFLAGLGYVIKGTSNEIHPQALQKVLEEVKGKPEEMIVSKLMLRSMQQAKYDPQSIGHFGLATPYYTHFTSPIRRYPDLTVHRLIRTYLIDQKMDQQTLKKWKSELPEIAKQSSIAERRAVDAERETDDLKKAEFMQDKIGEEYTGVISSITNFGLFVELENTIEGLIHVSYLTDDYYHYDQRSQAMIGERTAKMYRIGQEVQVKVVGVNIDERTVDFAIVYDEHSENKRVMKAKRERK